One region of Clostridiales bacterium genomic DNA includes:
- the whiA gene encoding DNA-binding protein WhiA, which translates to MSFASEVKNELCRVPVSRHCCAVAEAYGVLLYCHTFTTREIRIVTACDAFAERLPKLFRRAFGAHFALPAGEKAGGRHVLTITDRAAVETVFAAFGADLSRTVAHHINLAVLENDCCKASFLRGAFLAGGSVTAPSKNYHLELITAHASVSRETAALLTELGFAARSIDRGANTVLYFKKSEAIEDFLTKIGAPCAAMDIMSAKVEKSMNNSINRKVNCDTANADKVVAAAQEQIDAIRRIERDYGLDVLPEKLQSAALLRIANPEASLADLATLSYPPVTKSCLNYRLKKLMEFHMDD; encoded by the coding sequence ATGTCCTTTGCATCCGAAGTGAAAAACGAGCTGTGCCGCGTGCCGGTCAGCCGCCACTGCTGCGCCGTGGCCGAGGCCTATGGCGTGCTGCTGTACTGCCACACGTTCACGACGCGGGAGATCCGCATCGTCACGGCGTGCGACGCCTTTGCCGAGCGGCTGCCGAAGCTGTTTCGCCGCGCGTTCGGCGCGCACTTTGCCCTGCCGGCCGGGGAAAAGGCCGGCGGCCGCCACGTGCTGACCATCACCGACCGCGCCGCCGTCGAGACGGTGTTCGCCGCCTTCGGCGCTGATCTCTCGCGCACGGTCGCGCACCACATCAACCTCGCCGTGCTCGAAAACGACTGCTGCAAGGCGTCGTTCCTGCGGGGGGCGTTTCTCGCGGGCGGCAGCGTGACCGCCCCGAGCAAGAACTACCACCTCGAGCTCATCACGGCGCACGCGAGCGTCAGCCGCGAGACGGCCGCCCTGCTCACGGAGCTGGGCTTTGCCGCGCGCAGCATCGACCGCGGCGCGAACACCGTGCTCTATTTCAAGAAGTCCGAGGCCATCGAGGACTTCCTGACCAAGATCGGCGCGCCCTGCGCCGCCATGGACATCATGTCCGCCAAGGTGGAGAAGTCCATGAACAACTCCATCAACCGCAAGGTCAACTGCGACACCGCCAACGCCGACAAGGTCGTCGCCGCGGCGCAGGAGCAGATCGACGCCATCCGCCGCATCGAGCGCGACTACGGGCTCGACGTGCTGCCGGAAAAGCTGCAGAGCGCGGCGCTGCTGCGCATTGCCAATCCCGAGGCCAGCCTGGCCGACCTCGCCACGCTCTCGTATCCGCCGGTGACGAAGAGCTGCCTGAACTACCGGCTGAAAAAACTCATGGAATTTCACATGGACGACTGA